The Elaeis guineensis isolate ETL-2024a chromosome 14, EG11, whole genome shotgun sequence genome has a segment encoding these proteins:
- the LOC105057657 gene encoding uncharacterized protein has translation MKKVICAKISDLASEQVQFNQPTMHKRSSATKASDQLPNYMKPTCSSDVRKEKFKVMNHSPTTSDRVRKPRNLSNLNCSKPYTSCPDGSGLKHVKVLKRKPSLKQGRPWMKKSIGVALFSPKLYVNRATCSSTLKDSKFPKALELNQGGTEAEGTSTMKVCPYTYCSLNGHRHEPLPPLKCFLSSRRKLLKTQKSMKVKGVSLFRKKGLGKDEKEVDTGQAVLSRAPTALEVLMEEVANDFFVEIYAKPHKQNVEPFNCDEGSHQEKDDTKSPEVLKSLEFTGGDRVDAKCEEDDGRNLMDEIHEYSSVTSFEEDLNQNSDLSIEEMDVMMSVREYVNCDQEDEDEEGNSTSLVRKDDAELNLECQVMDGLVKESEGFADSAIKVPFEASEMNLEEDIDTFPCNKTDCSESTDDGFGPLFKHLFENDDPGNGLSLNAKTASVACKIAESDVEPSYEAYEEVAEHDHLTASEGISSERNDVSSDEERESSAINSVSCDDNVQYQSTDFLISKPLEAEILKENHLGDPPFTKENSSSVSFLGHLEASKGTEEGSAMKHDLSKQNGKGEASEAVYLEANNISDNGNAEQTIFHVDIKEEDDGNEEVEDVSSSSNTNLCGSNKGSTEKENGATEADHIKTGMEIKVYKHDDTTEEASILLKIHHSLNDLSDEVDQEDNREKSQKKHQEEVNETGEEQDWYKIEHVVQIKDNLEICLTGGTEGLEEDRIIVTAAALSNQAATEATGKQKAKISIVRKKRADEEEQMKEFNPRAPNFLPIEPDPEAEKVDLRHQEMDERKNAEEWMIDHALQQAVTKLAPDRKRKVALLVEAFETVMPTPTCEKAEQHTSQGFDHARPMQACS, from the coding sequence atgaagaaggtgaTATGCGCCAAGATCTCAGACTTAGCAAGTGAGCAGGTGCAATTCAACCAGCCTACCATGCACAAGAGGTCATCAGCTACCAAGGCATCAGATCAGTTGCCAAATTATATGAAGCCCACATGCAGTTCAGATGTAAGGAAGGAGAAATTCAAGGTAATGAACCATTCCCCAACCACTAGTGATAGGGTTAGAAAGCCAAGAAATTTGAGTAATTTGAATTGCTCAAAGCCCTACACTTCTTGCCCTGATGGCTCTGGCCTTAAACATGTGAAAGTTTTGAAAAGGAAACCTAGTCTGAAACAAGGAAGGCCTTGGATGAAAAAGAGCATAGGAGTTGCTCTTTTTTCTCCCAAGCTATATGTGAACAGGGCCACCTGCTCATCAACTCTTAAGGATTCCAAGTTTCCTAAGGCTTTGGAACTCAATCAAGGAGGGACCGAAGCCGAAGGGACTTCAACCATGAAGGTCTGCCCTTACACATATTGCTCTCTGAATGGCCATAGACATGAGCCTTTGCCCCCTCTGAAGTGCTTCTTGTCATCAAGGAGGAAGCTGCTCAAAACCCAGAAGAGCATGAAGGTAAAAGGGGTGTCTTTATTCAGAAAGAAAGGTCTAGGGAAGGATGAAAAGGAGGTAGATACAGGACAAGCAGTTCTTAGTAGGGCCCCAACTGCATTAGAGGTTCTTATGGAAGAAGTAGCCAATGATTTCTTTGTCGAAATCTATGCTAAACCACATAAACAGAATGTAGAACCATTTAACTGTGATGAAGGAAGCCATCAAGAAAAGGATGACACAAAAAGTCCTGAAGTTCTGAAAAGCTTAGAATTTACTGGAGGTGATAGGGTGGATGCCAAGTGCGAAGAAGATGATGGAAGGAATCTCATGGATGAGATTCATGAATATAGTTCGGTTACTAGCTTTGAAGAAGATCTAAACCAGAATAGTGACCTTTCAATCGAAGAAATGGATGTTATGATGAGTGTTCGAGAGTATGTAAATTGTGATCAGGAAGATGAAGATGAGGAAGGGAATTCCACTAGTTTGGTTCGAAAAGATGATGCAGAATTGAATTTAGAATGCCAAGTCATGGATGGATTGGTCAAAGAGAGTGAAGGTTTTGCAGACAGTGCAATCAAGGTGCCTTTTGAGGCCAGTGAGATGAATTTGGAGGAGGATATAGACACATTTCCTTGTAACAAGACTGATTGCTCTGAGTCCACTGATGATGGTTTTGGTCCACTATTCAAGCATTTGTTCGAAAATGATGATCCTGGCAATGGACTATCTCTTAATGCAAAGACTGCTTCAGTTGCATGTAAGATAGCTGAATCTGATGTAGAGCCATCTTATGAAGCATACGAAGAAGTTGCTGAGCATGATCATCTGACAGCTTCTGAAGGCATTAGTTCTGAGAGAAATGATGTTTCCTCTGATGAGGAGAGAGAAAGTTCTGCAATTAATTCTGTGAGCTGTGATGACAATGTTCAATATCAGAGTACTGATTTTCTAATTTCCAAACCACTTGAAGCCGAAATATTGAAGGAAAATCATCTGGGTGACCCTCCTTTTACCAAAGAGAACAGCTCCAGTGTGAGTTTTCTGGGTCATTTAGAGGCCTCCAAGGGAACAGAAGAAGGCAGCGCAATGAAACATGATCTCAGCAAACAGAATGGTAAAGGTGAAGCATCTGAAGCAGTTTATCTGGAAGCAAACAATATCTCAGACAATGGAAATGCAGAGCAAACAATCTTCCATGTTGACATCAAAGAAGAggatgatgggaatgaagaagttgaagatgTCAGCTCCTCATCCAACACCAACCTTTGTGGTTCTAACAAAGGATCCACTGAGAAAGAAAATGGTGCAACAGAAGCCGATCATATCAAAACAGGAATGGAGATCAAAGTCTACAAACATGATGATACAACTGAAGAAGCAAGCATTCTTCTTAAAATCCACCACTCTCTGAATGATCTATCAGATGAGGTTGATCAAGAAGACAACCGAGAGAAGTCACAAAAAAAGCATCAGGAGGAAGTCAATGAGACAGGAGAAGAACAAGACTGGTACAAAATAGAACATGTAGTGCAGATTAAGGATAATTTGGAGATTTGCCTCACAGGTGGCACAGAAGGCCTTGAAGAAGATAGAATCATCGTCACTGCAGCAGCACTCTCCAACCAAGCTGCTACTGAGGCAACTGGTAAGCAAAAGGCAAAAATAAGCATAGTGAGAAAGAAAAGAGCTGATGAAGAGGAACAAATGAAAGAATTCAACCCACGAGCACCAAACTTTCTCCCAATTGAACCTGATCCAGAAGCAGAAAAGGTTGATCTCAGGCATCAGGAGATGGATGAAAGAAAGAATGCAGAGGAATGGATGATCGATCATGCACTCCAACAGGCAGTAACAAAATTGGCTCCAGACCGGAAGAGGAAAGTAGCACTGCTTGTGGAAGCGTTTGAGACTGTAATGCCGACACCTACGTGTGAGAAAGCAGAGCAGCATACCAGTCAAGGCTTTGATCATGCAAGGCCTATGCAAGCATGCAGTTGA